In one Arenibacter antarcticus genomic region, the following are encoded:
- a CDS encoding enoyl-ACP reductase — MSFNLLKGKRGIIFGALDENSIAWKTAETVHAEGGTFVLTNAPIAMRMGQIDELAKKTGATIVAADATSEEDLDNLVAKSMEILGGKIDFVLHAIGMSVNVRKSRPYTDQKYDFTAKGWDVSALSFHKVMQSLYKADAMSEWGSIVALTYMAAQRTFPDYNDMADNKAYLESIARSFGYFFGKEKRVRVNTISQSPTPTTAGQGVKGFNSFINYAEKMSPLGNASAQDCAEYTVTLFSDYTKKVTMQNLFHDGGFSSTGVSQEVVDGFKE, encoded by the coding sequence ATGTCGTTTAATTTATTGAAGGGAAAAAGAGGGATTATATTTGGAGCTTTGGACGAAAATTCTATCGCTTGGAAAACTGCAGAGACCGTTCATGCAGAGGGCGGAACATTTGTACTTACCAATGCGCCAATTGCCATGCGAATGGGACAGATAGATGAACTTGCCAAAAAAACAGGTGCTACTATTGTAGCTGCTGATGCCACAAGTGAAGAGGACCTAGATAATCTAGTAGCAAAATCCATGGAAATATTGGGTGGAAAGATAGATTTTGTACTCCATGCGATCGGTATGTCCGTTAATGTTCGTAAAAGCCGACCCTATACCGATCAAAAGTATGATTTTACTGCTAAGGGTTGGGATGTGTCTGCGCTCTCCTTTCATAAGGTGATGCAAAGTTTGTATAAGGCAGATGCCATGAGCGAATGGGGAAGTATAGTAGCACTTACTTATATGGCGGCACAACGTACCTTCCCCGATTATAACGATATGGCCGATAATAAAGCTTATTTGGAGTCTATTGCTCGTAGTTTCGGATATTTTTTCGGAAAGGAAAAAAGGGTGCGGGTGAATACCATTTCCCAATCCCCAACGCCTACTACTGCAGGACAAGGAGTAAAGGGATTTAACAGCTTTATTAACTATGCTGAGAAAATGTCACCATTAGGTAATGCTTCAGCTCAGGATTGTGCGGAATATACTGTAACCTTATTTTCGGATTACACCAAAAAAGTGACCATGCAAAACTTGTTTCACGATGGTGGATTTTCCTCCACAGGCGTGAGTCAGGAAGTAGTGGACGGTTTCAAGGAATAA
- the recN gene encoding DNA repair protein RecN: MLTNLSIKNYALIDHLNVKFTNGFTVITGETGAGKSILLGGLALVLGKRADLSSLREKENKCIVEAEFEISKYGLESFFLENDLDFEKKTIIRREILPSGKSRAFINDSPVNLDVLSKLGDQLIDVHSQHQTMQLADNDFQLKTIDALADNEKLLKEYTAKLMQYQAVSKELEQLLEFQSNATKEHEYNSFLLQELSAAPLKEGIIETLEEDYEQLNNVEIILEQLSHAQQLLNDEQIGVVNLLTELKQTSSKLGHFGQQYSDVDQRIKSVFIELDDISNEFSNLNDKVEANPEMLEEVNTKLQLLYNLLKKHNAQDVMQLMEIRRELEEKVRATENVESDIKAKKKEVLELDTALNNTAVKLSKNRKGIIPKLKKQLEDTLVELGMASATFKIEIQPSAEFKPSGKDNLTFLLSANKGSAYGELKKVASGGELSRIMLTIKSILAKYEQLPTMMFDEIDTGVSGEISNKMGDIMCEMSQTMQIFSITHLPQVAAKGAHHFKVYKEEELMGTNTKMKSLTKQERITELAEMLGGKTISESALAHARQLLN, encoded by the coding sequence TTGCTGACAAATCTTTCCATAAAAAATTACGCCCTTATAGATCACTTAAACGTTAAGTTCACCAACGGCTTTACGGTAATCACCGGTGAGACCGGTGCCGGTAAATCCATTTTATTAGGGGGATTGGCCTTGGTGTTGGGCAAGAGGGCAGACCTTTCCTCTCTTAGAGAGAAGGAGAATAAATGTATTGTAGAGGCCGAATTTGAAATTTCTAAATACGGATTGGAGTCGTTTTTTTTAGAAAACGATTTAGATTTTGAAAAGAAAACGATCATAAGACGGGAAATTTTGCCTAGCGGAAAATCAAGGGCCTTTATCAATGATTCCCCGGTTAACTTGGATGTGCTCTCCAAATTGGGAGATCAATTGATAGATGTGCATTCCCAGCATCAGACCATGCAATTGGCGGATAATGATTTTCAATTAAAAACTATTGACGCCCTTGCAGATAACGAGAAGTTGTTAAAGGAGTATACCGCCAAATTGATGCAATATCAAGCCGTATCAAAGGAATTGGAGCAACTTTTGGAATTCCAGAGCAATGCAACCAAGGAACATGAATACAATAGTTTTTTGTTGCAAGAATTGAGTGCAGCTCCACTAAAGGAGGGGATAATTGAAACCCTGGAGGAGGATTACGAGCAGTTGAACAATGTGGAGATTATCCTAGAGCAATTGTCCCATGCGCAACAATTGTTGAACGATGAGCAGATTGGGGTGGTAAACCTTCTGACAGAATTAAAGCAAACCTCTAGTAAATTGGGGCATTTTGGACAGCAATATTCGGACGTGGACCAACGAATTAAATCAGTTTTTATAGAATTGGACGATATTTCCAACGAATTTAGTAACCTAAACGATAAGGTAGAGGCCAATCCCGAAATGTTGGAGGAGGTAAATACCAAATTACAGCTCTTGTACAACCTCTTAAAAAAGCACAATGCCCAAGATGTGATGCAGCTAATGGAAATTAGGAGGGAATTGGAGGAAAAAGTAAGGGCAACCGAAAATGTTGAAAGTGATATAAAGGCTAAGAAAAAAGAGGTGTTGGAATTGGATACAGCACTAAATAACACCGCTGTGAAACTGAGCAAGAACAGGAAGGGGATTATTCCCAAACTTAAAAAACAATTAGAAGATACTCTGGTGGAGTTGGGGATGGCAAGTGCTACATTTAAGATAGAGATTCAACCTTCCGCCGAATTTAAACCTTCGGGAAAAGACAATTTAACCTTTCTATTGTCTGCCAATAAGGGCTCCGCATATGGAGAACTCAAAAAGGTGGCATCTGGTGGGGAACTTTCCAGAATTATGTTGACCATTAAGTCTATACTAGCGAAATACGAACAATTGCCTACTATGATGTTCGATGAAATCGACACAGGGGTCTCTGGAGAGATATCCAATAAAATGGGCGATATCATGTGTGAAATGAGTCAAACCATGCAGATATTCTCTATTACACACCTACCTCAGGTTGCAGCTAAGGGCGCTCATCACTTTAAAGTTTATAAAGAAGAAGAGTTGATGGGGACCAATACCAAGATGAAATCATTAACCAAGCAGGAGCGGATTACCGAGCTTGCGGAAATGTTAGGGGGAAAGACCATTTCGGAATCGGCACTGGCCCATGCACGGCAATTACTGAATTAA
- a CDS encoding DUF4835 family protein, with the protein MRNFLLAAICCLISIGVGAQELKCTITVNADQVGLTNQQIFKTLERSLNDLVNKTSWSNRIYKDNEKVNAQMFITITEYESNRFKGNIQIQSSRPVFNTSYESPILNFKDNQFNFQYIEFQPLIYNENNMDSNLVAVLSYYAYVILGLDADTFSLEGGNDYFRKAQQIVALSQSGSFAGWSKTSGDRSRFELVDNLMSNSYREYRVAMYNYHRKGLDILSDNNSTGKQVVAGTMRLFETMATRHPNAFLTQTFFDAKAQEIQNIFSDGPKVDVVQLKETLNKIAPLYSSTWNDIKF; encoded by the coding sequence ATGCGTAACTTTCTTCTAGCTGCAATTTGTTGTCTTATTTCCATAGGCGTGGGAGCACAGGAATTAAAATGTACTATTACCGTAAATGCGGATCAAGTAGGTCTAACCAATCAGCAAATTTTTAAGACCTTGGAACGTTCCCTGAACGATTTAGTAAACAAAACCAGCTGGTCTAACAGGATTTATAAGGATAACGAAAAGGTAAACGCACAAATGTTCATTACCATTACGGAATACGAATCCAATCGATTTAAAGGAAATATACAAATACAATCTTCCCGACCCGTTTTTAATACTTCATATGAAAGTCCCATTCTTAATTTTAAGGACAACCAATTTAATTTCCAGTATATAGAGTTTCAGCCATTGATCTATAACGAAAATAATATGGATTCAAATTTGGTGGCAGTACTCTCTTATTACGCATATGTTATTTTGGGATTGGATGCGGATACTTTTTCCTTGGAGGGTGGGAATGATTATTTTAGGAAGGCCCAACAAATTGTTGCGCTATCGCAAAGTGGTAGTTTTGCCGGTTGGTCCAAAACCTCCGGTGATCGTAGTCGGTTCGAGTTGGTAGACAACCTAATGTCTAATTCCTATAGGGAGTATAGGGTAGCGATGTACAATTATCATAGAAAAGGTCTGGACATACTTTCGGATAATAATAGTACTGGAAAACAGGTGGTTGCCGGAACAATGCGTTTGTTCGAGACGATGGCTACTAGGCATCCCAATGCTTTTTTGACCCAGACGTTTTTCGATGCCAAAGCTCAGGAAATCCAGAATATATTTTCCGATGGTCCCAAGGTAGATGTAGTTCAATTAAAGGAGACCTTAAATAAAATTGCACCACTTTATTCTTCCACATGGAATGATATAAAATTTTAA